In Streptomyces sp. NBC_00569, a single genomic region encodes these proteins:
- a CDS encoding CBS domain-containing protein, translated as MDTSPHLVSDVMTRAVVAVGRKALFKDLVERMERWKVSAVPVLEGDGRVIGVVSEADLLPKEGFRDIDPDRVTQLHRLTDMAKAGAVCAEELMSAPAVTVHADATLAEAARIMALRHVKRLPVVNAEGVLEGVVSRGDLLKVFLRPDNDLADEIRRDILDVLFPAPVEPVHITVVDGVATLTGRVQDATRIPLASRLVRGVEGIVGLDCRLTAGEGA; from the coding sequence ATGGACACCAGCCCCCACCTTGTGAGTGACGTGATGACGCGCGCCGTGGTCGCCGTGGGCCGCAAGGCTCTCTTCAAGGACCTTGTCGAACGCATGGAACGGTGGAAGGTCAGTGCCGTTCCCGTGCTGGAGGGCGACGGCCGGGTGATCGGAGTCGTGTCCGAGGCCGATCTGTTGCCCAAGGAGGGGTTCCGGGACATCGATCCGGACCGGGTCACCCAGCTGCACCGTCTGACCGACATGGCCAAGGCCGGGGCAGTGTGCGCCGAGGAGCTGATGAGCGCTCCGGCCGTCACCGTCCACGCCGACGCCACGCTCGCAGAGGCGGCACGCATCATGGCGCTCCGGCACGTCAAGCGGCTGCCCGTCGTGAACGCCGAAGGCGTGCTCGAAGGCGTCGTCAGCCGAGGCGACCTGCTCAAGGTGTTCCTGCGCCCGGACAACGACCTCGCCGACGAGATACGGCGGGACATCCTCGATGTCCTGTTCCCGGCTCCCGTGGAGCCCGTGCACATCACGGTGGTCGACGGCGTCGCGACCCTGACCGGGCGGGTGCAGGACGCGACCCGTATTCCGCTCGCCTCGCGCCTGGTGCGGGGCGTCGAGGGCATCGTCGGCCTGGACTGCCGGCTCACCGCAGGCGAGGGGGCGTGA
- a CDS encoding pyridoxamine 5'-phosphate oxidase family protein — protein sequence MALKATGRSVGHDRVTQQDRRVRDLDRDEALRLLATVSMGRLVFTQRALPAVRPVTHLVEGEDIMVRLDDGSTLTALMMDSGTPAVVAYEADVIDPETHLGWSVVVTGFAYPVADAEEGHGYAERLPSWAGQSTNSTVRIRPDIVNGFRLEAVPPEPAPSG from the coding sequence ATGGCACTCAAGGCCACAGGACGATCCGTGGGCCATGACCGCGTCACCCAGCAGGACCGGCGCGTGCGGGACTTGGACCGCGATGAGGCTCTTCGGCTGCTCGCCACCGTATCGATGGGACGCCTCGTCTTCACCCAGCGTGCCCTGCCTGCCGTTCGCCCGGTGACTCACCTGGTGGAGGGCGAGGACATCATGGTGCGGCTCGACGACGGATCAACCCTCACCGCCCTGATGATGGATTCCGGCACGCCCGCCGTCGTCGCCTACGAGGCCGACGTCATCGATCCCGAAACGCACCTCGGATGGAGCGTGGTCGTCACCGGGTTTGCGTACCCGGTGGCTGATGCCGAGGAGGGGCATGGCTACGCAGAACGGCTGCCCTCTTGGGCGGGGCAATCGACGAACAGCACCGTGCGCATCCGGCCCGACATCGTCAACGGCTTCCGCCTTGAGGCAGTGCCTCCTGAGCCGGCGCCGTCGGGGTGA
- a CDS encoding sensor histidine kinase, which produces MGGDGPDVAGAHVPRLRLDELLDELQARMDEIRGTRDRLKGLLEAVMSVGRELDLPQVLRGIVEAAVILVDAEYGALGVIGDDKKLAQFLTVGISDELRARIGELPSGHGILGELIRHPEPLRLSELSEHPASYGFPRHHPPMRSFLGVPIRVRDDVFGNLYMTEKRSGSDFDAEDEAVLSTLAVAAGIAIENARLFEEVRLRERWLAASSDFTSALLSGSAESEVLEGMLERSRDITGAEVGVFYLVGQNGELRGSLALGEGADAHRGIVLPSSAGTLAAAALAEDGLVSVQDVESDERVTVQAERWVGFGPAVAVTVGTKEKLSGVLMLARRRGRPPFAAAEVAALPGFAGQAALALELADRRRDAEQMSLLEDHDRIARDLHDLAIQRLFATGMTLQSAQRFVEHPQAAERLARAIDDLDATIKIIRSTIFGLRERDVPGVPKLRLRAVQAIDAAAAALGFAPALRMEGLIDTEVPPAVADDVLAVIGEALANVARHARATSVEVAVAAADGVLTVSVSDDGIGIPEGGRRSGLRNLSERAERLGGELSISTRDLGTRGTRLEWRVPLTGPAD; this is translated from the coding sequence ATGGGCGGGGACGGTCCGGACGTCGCGGGCGCTCATGTTCCGAGACTGCGGCTGGACGAGCTGCTCGACGAACTCCAGGCCCGCATGGACGAGATCCGCGGCACGCGGGACCGGCTGAAAGGGCTGTTGGAAGCGGTCATGTCGGTGGGCCGGGAACTCGACCTGCCGCAGGTGCTGCGCGGCATCGTCGAGGCGGCCGTGATTCTCGTGGACGCGGAGTACGGCGCCCTGGGTGTGATCGGTGACGACAAGAAGCTCGCGCAGTTCCTCACGGTGGGCATCAGCGACGAGCTGCGCGCGCGGATCGGGGAACTTCCCTCGGGGCACGGCATCCTGGGCGAGCTGATCCGCCATCCCGAGCCGCTGAGGCTGTCGGAACTGTCCGAGCACCCTGCTTCTTACGGGTTCCCGCGCCATCACCCTCCTATGCGCTCCTTCCTCGGCGTACCCATCCGGGTTCGGGACGATGTGTTCGGCAACCTCTACATGACCGAGAAGAGGAGCGGGTCGGACTTCGACGCCGAGGACGAGGCCGTCCTGTCGACGCTGGCCGTCGCGGCCGGCATCGCCATCGAGAACGCTCGCCTCTTCGAAGAGGTCAGGCTCAGGGAACGCTGGCTGGCCGCCAGTTCGGACTTCACCAGTGCGCTGCTCTCGGGCTCCGCCGAGTCCGAGGTGCTCGAAGGAATGCTGGAGCGGTCCCGTGACATCACCGGAGCCGAAGTGGGCGTTTTCTATCTGGTCGGCCAGAACGGCGAACTGCGGGGCTCCCTGGCGCTGGGAGAGGGAGCCGACGCACACCGGGGCATCGTCCTGCCCAGCAGCGCGGGCACCCTCGCCGCGGCGGCGCTCGCCGAGGACGGACTGGTCTCGGTGCAGGACGTCGAGTCCGATGAGCGGGTCACGGTACAGGCGGAGCGCTGGGTCGGCTTCGGACCGGCTGTCGCGGTCACCGTCGGTACCAAGGAGAAGCTGAGCGGCGTCCTGATGCTGGCCCGGCGCCGTGGCCGTCCGCCGTTCGCTGCCGCTGAGGTCGCCGCCCTGCCGGGCTTCGCCGGCCAGGCGGCCCTCGCGCTGGAACTGGCCGACCGGCGGCGCGACGCGGAGCAGATGAGTCTGCTCGAGGACCATGACCGCATCGCCCGTGACCTGCACGATCTGGCGATCCAGCGGCTTTTCGCCACCGGTATGACTCTGCAGAGCGCCCAGCGCTTCGTCGAGCACCCGCAGGCGGCCGAGCGACTGGCGCGGGCGATCGACGACCTGGACGCCACCATCAAGATCATTCGCTCGACGATCTTCGGCCTGCGTGAGCGCGATGTACCGGGGGTGCCGAAGCTGAGGCTGCGAGCCGTACAGGCCATCGACGCGGCGGCGGCGGCGCTCGGATTCGCCCCGGCCCTGCGTATGGAAGGCCTCATCGACACGGAGGTGCCGCCCGCCGTGGCCGACGATGTCCTCGCCGTGATCGGGGAGGCTCTGGCCAATGTGGCCCGTCACGCCCGTGCCACCTCCGTCGAGGTGGCCGTCGCAGCCGCGGACGGCGTACTGACCGTGTCGGTGAGCGATGACGGGATCGGCATCCCTGAGGGCGGCAGGCGCAGCGGGCTGCGCAACCTCTCCGAACGCGCCGAGCGGCTCGGCGGCGAGCTGTCGATCTCGACGCGAGATCTGGGAACCAGGGGCACCAGGCTGGAGTGGAGGGTTCCGCTCACCGGGCCTGCAGACTGA
- a CDS encoding response regulator, with the protein MSDAARPAGTSTETPIRVFLLDDHEVVRRGLHDLLDAEPDIEVVGEASTAEQALTRGTALRPHVAVLDVRLPDSDGISVCRELRSRMPELACLMLTSFDDEEALLDAIMAGAAGYVLKQIKGSDLVSAVRTVASGQSMLDPATTARLIHSLRDPQTVKPPQDARLEGLTERERSVLDLIGDGLTNRQIAKELYLSEKTVKNHISRLLSKLGVERRVQAAVIAAEVREHDKGEH; encoded by the coding sequence ATGTCCGACGCAGCGAGGCCAGCGGGCACCTCCACCGAGACGCCCATCCGGGTCTTCCTCCTGGACGACCACGAGGTCGTACGCCGGGGTCTGCACGACCTCCTGGACGCCGAGCCCGACATCGAGGTGGTCGGCGAGGCGTCGACCGCCGAGCAGGCGCTGACCCGCGGTACCGCGCTCCGCCCCCATGTGGCCGTGCTCGATGTACGGCTGCCCGACAGCGACGGCATCAGCGTCTGCCGGGAGCTTCGCTCGCGCATGCCGGAGCTGGCCTGCCTGATGCTGACGTCGTTCGACGACGAGGAGGCCCTGCTCGACGCGATCATGGCCGGCGCCGCCGGATACGTGCTCAAGCAGATCAAGGGCTCCGACCTGGTGTCGGCGGTGCGGACGGTCGCCTCGGGCCAGTCGATGCTCGACCCCGCGACAACGGCCAGGCTGATCCACTCATTGCGGGATCCGCAGACCGTGAAGCCGCCGCAGGACGCACGGCTGGAAGGGCTCACCGAGCGGGAGCGCTCGGTCCTGGACCTCATCGGCGACGGGCTCACCAACCGGCAGATCGCGAAAGAGCTCTATCTGTCCGAGAAGACGGTCAAGAACCACATCTCGCGGCTGCTGAGCAAGCTCGGCGTCGAGCGGCGTGTACAAGCGGCCGTCATCGCGGCAGAGGTACGCGAACACGACAAGGGCGAGCACTGA
- a CDS encoding pyridoxamine 5'-phosphate oxidase family protein — protein sequence MHGVREIDRQECPRLMATAPVGRIVHTPRALAAVLPVPFSLYADSLAVVRTSAVSQLAGAIGRAVIALQADTADRAVRSGWSVVDAARATVVSDLAECERVRERGPRSWRTSHHIFFPVEPELVSGTEPGERRMVHDARRTRGDVM from the coding sequence ATGCACGGAGTCCGAGAAATCGACCGGCAGGAATGCCCGCGACTCATGGCCACGGCACCCGTCGGCCGAATCGTCCACACGCCCCGCGCCCTTGCCGCAGTGCTGCCGGTCCCCTTCTCTCTGTATGCCGACTCCCTGGCGGTGGTGCGGACTTCCGCAGTGTCACAGCTTGCGGGCGCGATCGGCCGTGCGGTGATCGCCCTCCAGGCGGACACAGCCGATCGGGCCGTTCGCTCCGGATGGAGTGTGGTGGACGCCGCACGCGCCACCGTGGTGAGCGACCTCGCTGAGTGCGAGAGGGTGCGCGAGCGCGGCCCACGTTCCTGGAGGACGTCCCACCACATCTTCTTCCCTGTCGAGCCCGAGCTGGTCAGTGGCACCGAACCCGGCGAACGGCGCATGGTCCACGACGCGCGTCGCACGCGGGGAGACGTGATGTGA
- a CDS encoding CGNR zinc finger domain-containing protein produces the protein MNHAFPCGTLPLDFVGTLRARRNAAPAEKLATPGLLDDWFVESKMLDAAPEADEVDLETAIDLREVIYSLVGARLAAEPLPAADVAELNRHAAGLPVKAQLGPDGVMHTGSVSQGLAALARETVEILGGDEGALLRECARPECTQVYLDRSRGHRREWCAMRTCGNRVKAAAYRARQSGATV, from the coding sequence GTGAATCATGCATTCCCTTGCGGGACGCTCCCACTCGACTTCGTCGGCACTCTGCGTGCGCGTCGCAATGCCGCACCGGCAGAGAAGCTTGCCACGCCCGGCCTGCTCGACGACTGGTTTGTCGAGTCCAAGATGCTCGACGCGGCTCCGGAGGCGGACGAGGTCGATCTGGAGACCGCGATCGACCTGCGTGAGGTGATCTACTCGCTGGTGGGGGCGCGCCTCGCGGCCGAGCCCCTGCCCGCCGCCGACGTCGCCGAGCTGAATCGGCACGCCGCCGGCCTGCCGGTGAAGGCGCAGCTCGGGCCGGACGGAGTGATGCACACGGGGTCCGTCTCCCAGGGCCTCGCGGCCCTCGCGCGCGAGACGGTCGAGATTCTCGGCGGCGACGAAGGCGCGCTCCTGCGGGAGTGCGCCCGCCCCGAGTGCACCCAGGTCTACCTCGACCGTTCGCGAGGCCACCGGCGCGAGTGGTGCGCCATGAGGACCTGCGGCAACCGGGTCAAGGCAGCCGCCTACCGGGCGCGCCAGAGCGGCGCCACGGTCTGA
- a CDS encoding DUF4232 domain-containing protein: protein MRTHRKTAVTLAAVLLAAAAPAVAQASPSTESGTAPSACRPANHTAKITEAPASAGHHHYRVTLRAPRGYDPCELAGSPNDVRFSDRGSQTRITAGRYGDQRASVTFGPGHPVHFDIQVPNDARQVSADEASFTLRAPDGQIPGTSFAEGGLKVATGTLIGPMRQGA from the coding sequence ATGCGTACCCACCGCAAGACCGCCGTCACCCTCGCCGCCGTGCTGCTTGCCGCCGCGGCCCCCGCAGTCGCGCAGGCTTCCCCCTCGACCGAGAGTGGCACCGCCCCCTCGGCGTGCCGTCCGGCCAACCACACCGCGAAGATCACCGAGGCGCCCGCCAGCGCGGGGCACCACCACTACCGCGTCACCCTGAGGGCGCCACGCGGGTACGACCCCTGCGAACTGGCCGGTTCGCCGAACGACGTGAGGTTCTCCGACCGCGGCTCGCAGACCCGGATCACCGCCGGCCGTTACGGTGACCAGCGCGCATCGGTGACCTTCGGCCCCGGCCACCCGGTGCACTTCGACATCCAGGTCCCCAACGACGCCCGCCAGGTCTCCGCGGACGAGGCGTCCTTCACGCTCCGGGCCCCGGACGGGCAGATCCCCGGCACGTCCTTCGCTGAGGGCGGGCTGAAGGTCGCCACCGGCACCCTGATCGGTCCGATGCGGCAAGGGGCCTGA
- a CDS encoding universal stress protein, whose translation MTNSAEGREILVGIDPARDCHMLLAWAADEAHRRRLPLRLLVAAPAWWQYPHSTTSSTSMRPHT comes from the coding sequence ATGACGAACAGCGCCGAAGGGCGAGAGATCCTCGTCGGCATCGACCCGGCAAGGGACTGCCACATGCTGCTGGCCTGGGCAGCCGACGAGGCCCACCGCCGCAGACTGCCACTCCGGCTCCTGGTGGCAGCACCCGCCTGGTGGCAGTACCCGCACAGCACCACATCGAGCACATCGATGCGTCCCCACACATGA
- a CDS encoding universal stress protein: MQLPLIVGVDGSESSLLAIDWAVDEAARLGVPLRLVHASMWERYEGTVPPDSPDPPSEQVMAQNIVGSAAERARRRNPEVRVSAESLPEEAVFALVRESRHATALVTGSRGRGELVGLLLGSVGLSVAARADCPAIVVRGDKAGLDGLHERILLGVGDPTTGAEAVRFAFREAESRRCTLDAVRAWRCPAHETTDHPGLADEPERYHEEQASARLDAMLHEAMADHPDVMVRRATVEGPARKVLLQRSAAADLVIIGARRRHGHFGLQLSRIGHTLLHHADCPVAVVPQRT; the protein is encoded by the coding sequence ATGCAATTGCCCCTGATCGTGGGTGTTGACGGATCGGAGTCGAGCCTTCTGGCCATCGACTGGGCGGTCGACGAAGCGGCCCGGCTCGGTGTGCCTCTGCGGCTCGTGCACGCTTCCATGTGGGAGCGATACGAAGGCACCGTTCCGCCCGATAGCCCGGATCCGCCCTCCGAACAGGTGATGGCACAGAACATCGTCGGATCCGCCGCGGAGCGCGCCCGGCGACGCAACCCGGAGGTGAGGGTCTCGGCCGAGTCGCTCCCGGAAGAGGCGGTGTTCGCGCTGGTGCGCGAAAGCAGACACGCGACGGCGCTGGTGACGGGTTCACGCGGCCGCGGTGAGCTGGTGGGACTTCTCCTCGGCTCGGTCGGCCTGAGCGTGGCAGCTCGCGCAGACTGTCCGGCGATAGTGGTTCGCGGCGACAAGGCCGGTCTCGACGGCCTGCACGAGCGGATCCTGCTCGGCGTGGGCGATCCCACCACAGGTGCGGAGGCGGTGCGCTTCGCCTTCCGCGAGGCCGAGTCACGGAGGTGCACCCTCGATGCCGTACGGGCCTGGCGCTGCCCCGCGCACGAGACCACGGACCACCCCGGGCTTGCCGACGAACCGGAGCGTTACCATGAGGAGCAGGCATCGGCCCGGCTCGACGCCATGCTTCACGAGGCCATGGCGGATCACCCGGACGTCATGGTGCGTCGGGCGACCGTCGAGGGGCCGGCTCGGAAGGTGCTCCTGCAACGCTCCGCCGCCGCGGACCTGGTGATCATCGGAGCCCGGCGCCGGCACGGACACTTCGGCCTCCAGCTCAGCCGCATCGGCCACACCCTGCTCCACCACGCGGACTGCCCGGTGGCGGTCGTGCCGCAACGTACGTGA
- a CDS encoding helix-turn-helix domain-containing protein yields MSDKAPRQASAVPVGGPQGDVGRCIAQRREELGLTREELAARVGSAPGYIRYLEENSTAAPGIGVLIRLADALDMRLSALRGCDADLPPGIGRAARHPELIELSEEECWARLSTHGVGRAAIDAPAGPFIVPLNYSVVDGAIAFRTAPDATPATAVGTHVAFEVDQIDEALSQGWSVLLQGQARAVSDPGTVRRLNALAYSGPWAGGERDMWVRIDPDSLSGRRIVVRRER; encoded by the coding sequence ATGTCCGACAAGGCACCGCGGCAGGCGAGCGCCGTACCGGTGGGCGGCCCACAGGGCGACGTGGGGCGCTGCATAGCTCAACGACGCGAGGAACTCGGTCTCACGCGTGAGGAGCTGGCTGCCAGGGTGGGCAGCGCCCCGGGGTACATCCGCTACTTGGAGGAGAACTCCACCGCCGCGCCGGGCATCGGCGTCCTGATCCGACTCGCCGACGCCCTGGACATGCGCCTGTCGGCTCTGCGCGGCTGCGACGCGGACCTCCCACCCGGCATCGGGAGGGCAGCCCGCCACCCCGAGTTGATCGAACTGAGCGAGGAGGAGTGCTGGGCGCGACTGTCGACGCACGGTGTCGGCCGGGCCGCCATCGACGCCCCGGCCGGCCCGTTCATCGTGCCCCTGAACTACAGCGTCGTCGATGGCGCGATTGCCTTCAGAACGGCACCTGACGCGACGCCCGCTACGGCCGTCGGCACCCATGTGGCCTTCGAGGTCGACCAGATCGACGAAGCTCTCAGCCAGGGCTGGAGCGTGCTGCTGCAGGGGCAGGCCCGGGCCGTGTCGGATCCCGGCACCGTGCGACGGCTGAACGCCCTGGCCTACAGCGGCCCTTGGGCCGGCGGCGAGCGTGACATGTGGGTACGCATCGATCCGGACAGCCTCAGCGGGCGCCGGATCGTCGTGCGTCGAGAGCGATGA
- a CDS encoding universal stress protein, with translation MAVPAQHHIEHIDASPHMMAQRQDGARALEVAASWVRERHADVEVATDVLDGRPAQILIRLSDRARMIVLGSRHLSRTEEFLSAGSLVVPVSAQARCPVVVVGDAEHVTQEPLYLVVGVDGSEPSKAALALAFGEASLRGAALRALWVWQPPALSPKDEPSLVRTQRTLLSETVAGWAEKYPDVALTHEVPVGHPVEELARAADHALAVIVGRRGDGGYTGMRLGSVVHGLLHRAHCPVITVPVR, from the coding sequence GTGGCAGTACCCGCACAGCACCACATCGAGCACATCGATGCGTCCCCACACATGATGGCGCAGCGGCAAGACGGAGCGCGGGCCCTGGAGGTGGCCGCCTCCTGGGTACGCGAGCGCCATGCTGACGTCGAAGTGGCGACGGACGTGCTCGACGGCCGCCCCGCCCAGATCCTGATCCGGCTGTCGGACCGGGCACGGATGATCGTGCTCGGATCACGGCATCTGAGCCGCACGGAGGAGTTCCTCAGCGCCGGTTCCCTCGTGGTGCCGGTATCGGCGCAGGCCCGCTGCCCGGTCGTGGTGGTGGGCGACGCCGAGCATGTGACGCAGGAACCCCTGTACCTCGTCGTGGGCGTCGACGGCAGTGAGCCCTCGAAGGCGGCCCTGGCCCTGGCCTTCGGGGAGGCCAGTCTGCGCGGCGCCGCCCTGCGCGCCCTGTGGGTGTGGCAGCCGCCCGCCCTCTCCCCGAAGGACGAGCCGTCGCTCGTGCGGACCCAGCGGACTCTGCTGTCCGAGACCGTGGCCGGCTGGGCGGAGAAGTACCCGGACGTCGCGCTCACGCACGAAGTGCCGGTCGGACACCCGGTCGAGGAACTGGCCCGGGCTGCCGACCACGCGTTGGCCGTGATCGTGGGCCGCAGGGGCGACGGCGGCTACACGGGGATGCGGCTGGGGTCGGTGGTGCACGGGCTGCTGCACCGTGCGCACTGCCCGGTCATCACCGTCCCTGTCAGGTGA
- a CDS encoding universal stress protein, whose translation MEVDVTGPERGSVIVGIDGSKPAHRAALWAAQEAVRRGTALHLVHGADTDSRALYVSVETIERVRRTGRELLDDTAQAVTEQHPDLRVTKEFSRSGPVPSLRRAAARYGTIVVGNRGLGGFNSLMLGSVGLKVAAEATTPVIVVRGAEGRSDTDVVLVAVRDEHDLDCARYGGREAELRTASLRLLHVWNVLQSVGSVVTMLDDIEDIAGEHERSLTAVAEQVRHEFPDLNVEADAAKSMSVSAVLVEASRHADLLVMGGRRSPGFIGRTLGRATHSLVHHAECPVLLIPRNDTEHRGES comes from the coding sequence ATGGAAGTCGACGTGACCGGTCCGGAACGGGGCTCCGTCATCGTCGGAATCGACGGATCCAAGCCCGCACACAGGGCAGCCCTGTGGGCCGCGCAGGAAGCGGTGCGCCGGGGGACCGCCCTGCACCTCGTCCACGGGGCCGACACGGACAGCCGGGCACTGTACGTCTCCGTGGAGACCATCGAGCGCGTGCGCCGGACGGGGCGTGAACTCCTCGACGACACGGCCCAGGCCGTGACCGAGCAGCACCCGGACCTGCGCGTGACCAAGGAGTTCAGTCGCAGCGGCCCGGTGCCCAGTCTCCGCAGGGCCGCTGCCCGCTACGGCACTATCGTCGTCGGCAATCGCGGCCTGGGCGGGTTCAACTCCCTCATGCTCGGCTCCGTCGGCCTCAAGGTCGCGGCCGAGGCGACGACGCCTGTGATCGTCGTCCGGGGTGCGGAGGGCAGGAGCGATACGGATGTCGTGCTCGTCGCCGTCCGCGACGAGCACGACCTGGACTGTGCCCGTTACGGCGGTCGTGAGGCGGAGCTTCGTACGGCGTCGCTGCGACTGCTCCATGTGTGGAACGTGCTCCAGTCCGTGGGGAGCGTCGTGACGATGCTCGACGACATCGAAGACATCGCAGGCGAGCACGAGCGCAGCCTGACCGCTGTCGCCGAGCAGGTGCGCCACGAGTTCCCGGACCTGAACGTGGAGGCGGACGCGGCGAAGAGCATGTCCGTGTCCGCGGTGCTGGTGGAGGCTTCGCGCCACGCCGACCTGCTGGTCATGGGTGGGCGACGCTCGCCCGGCTTTATTGGCCGCACGCTGGGGCGGGCCACCCACAGCCTCGTGCACCACGCGGAGTGCCCGGTCCTGCTCATCCCGCGGAACGACACCGAGCACAGGGGCGAGTCATGA
- a CDS encoding CBS domain-containing protein, with protein sequence MYGTPHLVSDVMTHTVAVVGRRAPFKEIVQLMQDWQISALPVIEGQGRVVGVVSEADLLIKEELRDGPDAAYLQLRQPVDVAKADALSAGDLMSSPAVTIRADATLAEASRTMAQEGVKRLPVVDEVGLLAGVVSRADLLKVFLRGDDKIAEEVRHEIVSHLFPPPASVIDVEVHDGVATLTGRIHDTSLVPIAARLVRSVEGVVDVQFDLARETAQ encoded by the coding sequence ATGTATGGCACCCCGCACCTCGTCAGCGATGTCATGACGCACACGGTCGCCGTCGTCGGCAGACGAGCCCCCTTCAAAGAGATCGTCCAGCTGATGCAGGACTGGCAGATCAGCGCTCTCCCTGTGATCGAGGGCCAGGGGCGAGTGGTCGGCGTGGTCTCCGAAGCCGACCTCTTGATCAAGGAGGAACTCCGCGACGGCCCTGACGCCGCCTACCTCCAGCTGCGTCAGCCGGTCGACGTGGCGAAGGCCGACGCCCTGAGCGCCGGGGACCTCATGTCCTCCCCCGCCGTCACGATCCGCGCCGACGCCACGCTCGCCGAGGCGTCGCGCACCATGGCGCAAGAAGGGGTCAAAAGGCTGCCCGTGGTGGACGAAGTGGGTCTGCTGGCGGGTGTCGTCAGCCGTGCCGACCTGCTCAAGGTCTTCCTGCGTGGGGACGACAAGATCGCCGAGGAAGTCCGGCACGAGATTGTGTCCCACCTCTTCCCGCCGCCGGCCTCAGTCATTGACGTGGAGGTCCACGACGGAGTGGCCACCCTGACAGGCCGCATCCACGACACCAGTCTGGTCCCCATAGCCGCGCGCCTGGTGCGGTCCGTCGAGGGCGTGGTCGACGTGCAGTTCGACCTTGCGCGCGAGACCGCGCAGTAG
- a CDS encoding cyclic nucleotide-binding domain-containing protein codes for MTTVTTVNAAVPAGHRERPVQFARQVPFEAGARLFGEGRRADPFWIVRTGAVALDLHEPGRRPAAVGMLRHGELVGLSWHFPPRMGQLGAEAVSPVRTWESDAEAVRAVYAEDPEFGFTITVWLGLAGTDRLDRSRTRLLDLYAPQGNGGLA; via the coding sequence ATGACCACCGTCACCACCGTGAACGCGGCCGTCCCCGCTGGGCACCGCGAACGGCCGGTGCAGTTCGCTCGGCAGGTCCCCTTCGAGGCCGGAGCCCGCCTGTTCGGGGAGGGGAGGCGCGCCGACCCCTTCTGGATCGTGCGAACCGGCGCCGTAGCCCTGGACCTGCACGAACCCGGCCGTCGACCCGCTGCCGTCGGGATGCTCCGGCACGGCGAACTGGTCGGCTTGTCCTGGCACTTCCCGCCGCGCATGGGTCAACTGGGCGCCGAGGCGGTGAGCCCGGTGCGAACCTGGGAGTCCGACGCGGAGGCCGTGCGTGCGGTGTACGCCGAGGACCCCGAGTTCGGCTTCACCATCACGGTCTGGCTCGGGCTCGCGGGCACCGATCGGCTGGACCGATCGCGCACCCGGCTGCTCGACCTCTACGCCCCACAGGGCAATGGTGGTCTGGCATGA